In Sphingobacterium sp. PCS056, the following proteins share a genomic window:
- a CDS encoding L-ribulose-5-phosphate 4-epimerase has product MSYTSIKEEAYQCNMQLPKLGLVLFTFGNVSVADRDQAVFAIKPSGVPYEELTPDHMVIVDFDGQVVEGKLRPSSDTKTHAVLYKHWEGIGGITHTHSTYATAWAQSQRDIPIFGTTHADHLTSDIPCAAPMDDHMIAGNYEYETGFQIMNHFNKLQLDYKEVEMILVGNHAPFTWGKTGAKSVYNSAVLETVAQMALLTEQINPKAPRLKDALIKKHYERKHGGAAYYGQE; this is encoded by the coding sequence ATGAGTTATACATCCATAAAAGAAGAAGCCTATCAGTGCAACATGCAATTGCCGAAATTGGGATTGGTCCTTTTTACCTTTGGTAATGTAAGTGTCGCGGATCGTGATCAGGCTGTATTTGCCATTAAACCCAGCGGGGTTCCGTATGAGGAATTGACGCCGGATCATATGGTGATCGTTGATTTTGATGGTCAGGTCGTCGAAGGTAAACTGAGACCTTCGTCGGATACTAAGACCCACGCAGTCCTCTATAAACACTGGGAAGGGATCGGCGGTATCACACATACCCATTCGACATATGCCACAGCTTGGGCACAGAGCCAACGCGATATTCCTATTTTTGGAACGACCCATGCGGATCACCTGACCTCCGACATCCCGTGTGCCGCTCCGATGGATGATCATATGATCGCGGGCAACTATGAGTATGAAACCGGATTTCAAATTATGAATCATTTTAATAAACTTCAACTGGACTACAAGGAAGTCGAAATGATTCTAGTTGGTAACCATGCCCCATTTACCTGGGGAAAAACGGGAGCCAAATCGGTCTATAACAGTGCGGTATTGGAAACTGTCGCACAGATGGCACTCCTGACCGAGCAGATCAATCCCAAGGCGCCACGTCTAAAAGATGCTTTGATTAAAAAACATTACGAACGTAAGCACGGTGGTGCAGCGTACTATGGTCAAGAATAA